Sequence from the Ooceraea biroi isolate clonal line C1 chromosome 2, Obir_v5.4, whole genome shotgun sequence genome:
gtaaataaaaaaaagattgtaGCTTTCTTAATGGAACTTTAACTATGTTCGAACCATGTACTGCacttttctgtttctttttatttttctctcttaaatTTCTCTatactatattttttttgttccTTCTCccgatttataatttttgtaaattattgataactgacagtaagatattatattttaatgcaggAGCGTCGCAGATTGAAGGAGCGGTTTCCCAGTCTCGCCCTTGCAGAGTCTGACGCCGAAGCTTGCAGCTCCACTCTGAGGAATTACGAAACACTGGCTCTAGCAAGAGAAGTGTGCGAGGGCAAATGCGCTATGGGACGCACTTGTCCGACTGGTCTTTGTCGTCAGGCTTCTAAAAggtaattatattgaaatccTTCACTACAAaagaatacattattaatataacgtTCGACTTAATAAAAGTAGTCGACAAAAGAATTTGTACAGgatatattagaaaatagaATCGATAGAAGAGAAGATGGAAATTATTATGCGAGCAAATTTCAGTTTATTGTTTCgtcctatttttatatttagagTTATGTTTTTTCCAATTGCATCACCAATTACAGGACGTGTAAAAAATAACTCTATGTTATTACTAATTTGATTCCAGAAGTCCGAGGAGGAAATCATCTACCAGCAGTGTTGGAAGTGTGTCCTCCGGCAGAACACCACCGCAAACACCACGAATGCTACCATCTGCGCCACCCTCGCCTGCCCTACATAGATCGGCCAGTGTTGTGTCACCGAGATTGAGGAGTGCTCCAGCAGGATTGCATCCTTATACCGGAGGATCGGCTCCACCTTCCAGgtaaattaactttttatcgaaactttgttctttttagaaactttttcgaaaagaatatataatcagtaaaaataacacaaaattgaaaagaaaagaattagtCCAGAAAGGCAAgacttatttattaaaatagatttaaaaaacACATTTCAAGTTTTTATAATGAAAGACCTTGCTTTTAATCAGCTACAAATAGAGAAGATGAAATAATGAATCTAATGAGTATAATATCAAATCAAGGGACTCTCTAAATCAGGGAGAGGTGAATTGATGGAAATGGTCCAATAACTTGGCCTGTCCTGTTGTATTCTAATTAACACTATTGGATTACTATTTTTGAGGCATattcaaacaaataaaaatgtactagaacaaataattaccaaaacaatatattaaaacaaataaaaaacaaatgtatCAAGTCTCGTTGAAGGATCCCAAAAAATACATTGCATAAGGTTTGCACATGTTCCAGAAAACATATTCAAAAGTGTCatgaaataaatgaagaaaactTTGAGCAccttattaaataacattaattaatttattcaaaaacttacttttcatttcaaaatcaaaacattgtAAGTTGCTGGATTcgtctttttattctttatattcatAGCTGATTAAAAATAGAGCTtcctatttaaaaaacttgaGATGACCTGTAAACTTTTTAACGCCTAGGATAGAAGACCAAAATAAAATCCTTTGAAAATTACtcatttttgttttacatatttttatgtaaaatcaatatttatatgaagaaCCTTAAAAGAAGTCTTAAAAGGCAGTTTCTATAATGACTCGTCCTGTTTATGATCTGGTCGTAATAAAAGGCAGACTCatcaaaaaatgaaataatgttGCTTGCAGGGCTGTGTCGAGGGTGGACCTATCAGCGGCAGTCGcttgcagcagcagcaacactAGTCTCTCCGCCGTGGGTAGATCGAGTGCGTTCTCTAGTAGCAACTGGAGATTGACCGCTGGTTCCGCGCCGAATACACCAAGACCAACGCCACCGGTTTCACCCCAACGCTGGCCGAGACGACTCTCGAATCGACCGCAATTGCCGGTACCGCCAGATTCGCATCCCTCGACGATGACGTAGCATCGGGAAAGTCTTGGTTCGTTGTGGAGCCTACTAGAATAACGAACTAAAGGACATCGGCGTGTCGTTCAAGAGTCGGTTGCCATTATTATGCATTGCTTATTCTCGGCAAGATAAATTCCTCATTCCAAACTCATTGTCATCCCAGCATCAGCATAGTCTTTATTTAACACGGATGAAACTTCAGGAGCAATTAAAGAGAGACTTCCGACGAAGATATTCCTACGAATTATACAATTACGAAGATGTAATGTCTTGCACTTGATAGATTTTGAATCGGGATTTTGAATCGCGTGGATGGCAAGAATTCGCAAAGTTGTCGCGTCTGAAATAATCTATGTGATTCGGCGATATGATAATACGCCGGTCCACTGAACACGTCGCATCCGGCGAGATGAAGCAGAGTTGTTATATCAGATACGCATATCTTGCGTCTGGGAATTGTTGGTGACTTACTGATTTATACAAGTTGTTACAAGTTATTGCTTATACTTGGCGAGAAAGTGCTTTTATCGCGAATGGGAGACGAACTCTCTTCACATGCATCGAGAACATTGTGTGTTTCGCGTAAGTGTGTTGATTTCTAGCTCCACAATTAAGTTCCAAAAACTTCAAATAATTCGCCAGTGAAGAATGATGtgtaaaataactttattaatgACCTAGCTGACGACAATTCGGATCGGAATGGCACTACGTTTCGGCTGAAATTCCAGCCCTTATCAAGTGCAACGAAATTAAAGTAAGAAGTTACATTTGGCAGAATGTAACTTGAAAATCCCTTCAGAGGTGGACAGAACACAACGACAAACATTTCGATCTGAATTGTCGTCAGCTAGGTcattaataaagttattttacaCGTCCACAATTAAGTGCTCATCTTGATTATAGGAAGAAATGTATAAATGCTACATTGCTGACAATCTGACATTTAAATGGGATTTGAGTTAAGCGATTGATCGCAAGAAG
This genomic interval carries:
- the LOC105281630 gene encoding dual specificity protein phosphatase 15 isoform X2, encoding MGNGMNKVLPGLYVGNYQDSKDADQLERFEITHILAIHDTARRLHSDKHYLCILAADSPDQNLSQYFSLCNDFIHAARLRGGNVLIHCLAGMSRSVTVAVAYIMSTTDLSWKEALKVVRVGRSIANPNVGFQQQLKDFESSRLPEERRRLKERFPSLALAESDAEACSSTLRNYETLALAREVCEGKCAMGRTCPTGLCRQASKSPRRKSSTSSVGSVSSGRTPPQTPRMLPSAPPSPALHRSASVVSPRLRSAPAGLHPYTGGSAPPSRAVSRVDLSAAVACSSSNTSLSAVGRSSAFSSSNWRLTAGSAPNTPRPTPPVSPQRWPRRLSNRPQLPVPPDSHPSTMT
- the LOC105281630 gene encoding dual specificity protein phosphatase 15 isoform X1, which codes for MGNGMNKVLPGLYVGNYQDSKDADQLERFEITHILAIHDTARRLHSDKHYLCILAADSPDQNLSQYFSLCNDFIHAARLRGGNVLIHCLAGMSRSVTVAVAYIMSTTDLSWKEALKVVRVGRSIANPNVGFQQQLKDFESSRLPEERRRLKERFPSLALAESDAEACSSTLRNYETLALAREVCEGKCAMGRTCPTGLCRQASKRSPRRKSSTSSVGSVSSGRTPPQTPRMLPSAPPSPALHRSASVVSPRLRSAPAGLHPYTGGSAPPSRAVSRVDLSAAVACSSSNTSLSAVGRSSAFSSSNWRLTAGSAPNTPRPTPPVSPQRWPRRLSNRPQLPVPPDSHPSTMT